The Plectropomus leopardus isolate mb chromosome 7, YSFRI_Pleo_2.0, whole genome shotgun sequence genome window below encodes:
- the wnt4b gene encoding wingless-type MMTV integration site family, member 4b, with amino-acid sequence MPTVSTVNLTAPLLLLLLWATHSTMATNWLSLARLPRSRAVSGAAPCARLRGLTPGQVGVCRARGEVMESVRKAAEMVIEECQHQFRNRRWNCSTTPRGINVFGRVMNQGTREAAFVHALSSAAVAVAVTRACTRGELERCGCDRKVRGVSPEGFQWSGCSDNLSYGVAFSQTFVDEPERAKGLSAGRPLMNLHNNEAGRKAILHNMQVECKCHGVSGSCELRTCWKVMPPFRRVGVVLKERFDGATEVRLTRIGSRTALLPRDPQVKPPAARDLVYLAPSPDFCHLDPDNGIPGTAGRRCNGTSRLAPDGCELVCCGPGYRAGRAEVVQRCSCKFSWCCSVRCQQCKNTVTIHTCRV; translated from the exons aTGCCAACTGTCTCCACTGTCAATCTCACGGcaccactcctcctcctcttgctaTGGGCAACCCACTCCACCATGGCAACCAACTGGCT CTCCCTGGCGAGGCTGCCTCGTTCCAGGGCCGTGTCCGGTGCTGCCCCATGTGCACGGCTGAGGGGGCTGACCCCAGGGCAGGTGGGGGTGTGCAGGGCACGAGGGGAGGTCATGGAGTCCGTACGCAAGGCAGCCGAGATGGTCATAGAAGAG TGCCAGCACCAGTTCAGGAATCGCCGCTGGAACTGTTCCACCACCCCACGTGGGATCAATGTATTTGGCAGAGTCATGAACCAAG GGACTCGTGAGGCGGCTTTTGTGCACGCTTTGTCCTCAGCAGCCGTGGCAGTGGCTGTGACCCGAGCCTGCACCCGCGGGGAGCTGGAGAGGTGTGGCTGTGACAGGAAGGTCAGGGGGGTCAGCCCCGAGG GCTTTCAGTGGTCAGGGTGCAGTGACAATCTGTCCTATGGTGTGGCTTTCTCCCAAACTTTTGTGGACGAACCGGAACGAGCCAAGGGGCTGTCAGCGGGGCGACCACTCATGAACCTCCACAACAACGAGGCCGGCCGAAAG GCCATCCTTCACAACATGCAGGTGGAGTGTAAGTGTCACGGTGTCTCCGGCTCCTGCGAGCTAAGGACATGCTGGAAGGTTATGCCTCCATTCAGGCGCGTTGGCGTGGTGCTCAAAGAGCGCTTTGATGGAGCCACAGAG GTCCGCCTGACTCGTATAGGATCCAGGACAGCCTTGCTCCCCCGTGACCCCCAGGTCAAACCCCCTGCTGCCAGAGACCTTGTGTACCTTGCGCCCTCCCCAGATTTCTGCCATCTCGACCCTGACAACGGTATCCCCGGGACTGCTGGTAGGAGATGTAACG GGACCTCTCGGCTAGCACCCGATGGCTGTGAGCTGGTGTGCTGCGGGCCGGGATACAGAGCGGGCCGGGCTGAGGTGGTGCAGCGCTGCTCCTGCAAGTTTTCTTGGTGCTGCTCAGTCCGCTGCCAGCAGTGCAAGAACACAGTCACCATCCACACCTGCAGAGTCTAG